One segment of Tamlana crocina DNA contains the following:
- the ccoG gene encoding cytochrome c oxidase accessory protein CcoG, with the protein METPDNEIFRDSIGTVTEEGKRAWVYPKKPSGKLYDYRKWVSYFLLAFLLVSPFIKVNGNQFLMFNIMERRFNIFGFPFWPQDFHLFVISMLIGVVFITLFTVGFGRIFCGWICPQTIFMEMVFRRIEYWIDGDRNKQRKLDKQKWDAEKIRKRLLKWFIFLVISFLIANIFLAYLIGSDKLLRYIIDGPLEHLGTLFPLLIFTAVFYFVFAWFREQVCIIACPYGRLQGVLLDTKSIVVAYDHKRGEAENGRKKFRKNEDRQALGFGDCIDCFQCVNVCPTGIDIRNGTQLECVNCTACIDECDHIMESINLPKGLIRYASEENIENKNPFKLTPRMKGYIAILVILIGMLTGMLFLRNDVEANVLRLPGQLYEHKENNMISNVFTYKLVNKTTNNINNVSLKLLSHKGGLKLVSTEQSFTVPEQGIAEGTLFIEINNAALSGDRNNIKIGVYQDDTLIETTTANFLGPRSFR; encoded by the coding sequence TTGGAGACCCCAGACAACGAAATATTCAGAGACTCCATTGGCACGGTTACCGAAGAAGGTAAACGCGCTTGGGTGTACCCTAAAAAACCCAGCGGCAAACTTTACGACTACAGAAAATGGGTAAGTTATTTTCTGTTGGCATTTTTGTTGGTATCGCCTTTTATTAAGGTTAACGGCAACCAGTTTTTAATGTTCAATATTATGGAACGCCGATTCAATATTTTCGGATTTCCGTTTTGGCCTCAGGATTTTCATTTGTTTGTTATTTCGATGCTGATTGGCGTGGTATTCATTACCCTATTCACTGTAGGGTTTGGACGTATTTTTTGCGGGTGGATTTGTCCGCAAACCATTTTTATGGAAATGGTTTTCAGAAGAATTGAATATTGGATTGATGGCGACCGCAACAAACAACGCAAATTAGACAAACAAAAATGGGATGCCGAAAAAATAAGAAAACGCCTTTTAAAATGGTTTATCTTTTTGGTGATTTCGTTTTTAATTGCCAACATATTTTTGGCCTATTTAATTGGCAGCGACAAACTATTGCGTTACATCATCGATGGACCGCTTGAACACTTGGGCACACTTTTTCCGTTGTTAATTTTTACCGCGGTTTTCTACTTTGTTTTTGCATGGTTTAGAGAGCAGGTTTGCATTATTGCCTGTCCGTATGGTAGACTGCAAGGAGTACTTTTAGACACCAAATCGATTGTTGTGGCCTACGACCATAAACGCGGTGAGGCCGAAAACGGACGCAAAAAGTTCAGAAAAAATGAAGACCGACAAGCCTTGGGTTTTGGTGATTGTATTGATTGCTTTCAGTGCGTAAATGTTTGCCCAACGGGCATCGACATTAGAAACGGTACACAATTGGAATGTGTAAACTGCACCGCTTGCATTGACGAATGCGACCACATTATGGAAAGTATCAATTTGCCAAAAGGGTTGATTCGATATGCCAGCGAAGAAAATATTGAAAACAAAAACCCATTTAAACTTACGCCCCGAATGAAGGGCTACATAGCCATTTTAGTTATTTTAATTGGGATGCTAACGGGAATGCTATTTTTAAGGAACGATGTTGAAGCCAATGTTTTGAGACTGCCCGGCCAGTTGTACGAGCACAAAGAAAACAACATGATCAGTAACGTGTTTACTTATAAATTAGTAAACAAAACCACAAACAACATCAATAATGTGAGCCTAAAATTATTGTCGCATAAAGGGGGATTGAAATTAGTATCGACCGAACAAAGTTTTACCGTACCCGAACAGGGCATTGCCGAGGGTACATTATTTATTGAGATTAACAATGCAGCGCTTTCGGGCGACAGAAACAATATTAAAATTGGGGTGTACCAAGACGATACGCTTATTGAAACCACAACCGCCAACTTTTTGGGCCCGCGAAGTTTTAGGTAA
- a CDS encoding PAS domain-containing sensor histidine kinase, with the protein MFQNEKNVFNVLFEAVSEGVIVVNNQQQIVAANASAGRMFGYDKHELLHKPLSVLIPQRYQASHGSHVEGFMKQKESRRMGHGRDLYGARKDGSNFPVEAGLNPMEIDGESYVMALVIDISVRKEQELQLQELNTQLEKKVEERTKELSAIVQTLKMANLQRDEEIKKRIEAQNKTKEALKKEKELNELKTKFLSLVSHEFKTPLSGILTSAMLLAKYKLTEQQERRDKHIKTISDKVRYLNNILNDFLSIEKLENGKVNYKFSTFKISKVVNEVVYNANMLLKEGQTINYPENIEDYSLYQDEKIIELALSNLLHNAIKYSPENTLVDIYIKQDESYTVFKIKDNGIGIPEKDQKQVFNRYFRAENALLTQGTGIGLNIVKTHLENLGGNISFTSEENKGTEFTFTIPNKATAQH; encoded by the coding sequence ATGTTCCAAAACGAAAAAAATGTTTTTAATGTACTTTTTGAAGCTGTTTCAGAAGGTGTGATAGTGGTTAATAATCAGCAGCAAATTGTAGCGGCCAATGCTTCGGCAGGGCGTATGTTTGGCTATGACAAACATGAACTTTTGCACAAACCGCTTAGTGTTTTAATTCCACAGAGGTATCAGGCCAGCCACGGAAGCCATGTTGAGGGCTTTATGAAACAAAAGGAAAGCCGGAGGATGGGGCATGGACGCGATTTGTATGGGGCAAGGAAAGACGGAAGTAACTTTCCAGTTGAGGCGGGTTTAAACCCTATGGAAATTGATGGCGAATCGTACGTTATGGCTTTGGTGATTGATATATCGGTGCGTAAAGAACAAGAGTTGCAATTGCAGGAACTCAATACACAACTGGAAAAGAAAGTAGAGGAACGTACCAAAGAACTTAGTGCAATTGTTCAGACCTTAAAAATGGCGAATCTTCAACGCGACGAAGAAATAAAAAAACGGATCGAGGCCCAAAATAAAACCAAAGAGGCCTTAAAAAAGGAAAAGGAACTCAATGAGTTAAAAACTAAATTTTTGTCTTTGGTGTCTCATGAATTTAAAACCCCGTTGAGTGGTATTTTAACTTCTGCAATGTTGCTGGCCAAATATAAATTGACCGAGCAACAGGAACGACGGGATAAGCACATAAAGACCATTTCAGATAAAGTCCGTTATTTAAATAATATTTTGAACGATTTTCTGTCGATTGAAAAGCTGGAAAACGGAAAGGTAAATTACAAATTCAGTACATTTAAAATTAGCAAAGTAGTTAACGAGGTGGTGTACAATGCCAACATGCTTTTAAAAGAAGGGCAGACCATCAACTATCCAGAAAATATTGAAGACTATTCATTGTATCAGGATGAAAAAATAATCGAATTGGCTTTGTCTAACTTATTGCATAATGCCATAAAGTATTCGCCTGAAAATACATTGGTCGATATCTATATCAAACAGGACGAAAGCTACACCGTTTTCAAAATAAAAGACAACGGTATTGGCATTCCGGAAAAAGACCAAAAACAAGTTTTTAATCGTTATTTTAGGGCTGAAAACGCACTGTTAACGCAAGGTACAGGAATAGGGCTTAACATTGTGAAAACCCATTTAGAGAACCTAGGAGGGAACATAAGTTTTACGAGCGAAGAAAATAAAGGAACCGAATTTACATTTACAATACCCAATAAAGCAACAGCGCAACATTAA
- a CDS encoding sulfite exporter TauE/SafE family protein yields MLVSAFVLGLLGSLHCVGMCGPIAFMLPVDRTNNLKKFTQIGIYHFGRLLAYSLIGFVFGLVGKSLSLFGFQQQLSIAIGLLMILAVVIPQKTLSKYNFSKPIYRMISKAKSALGHALKKKTPDTFLTIGFLNGFLPCGLVYMAIFAAIASGKALNGSLYMAVFGLGTVPLMTTAVYFSQLLKGTARQRIQKAIPAFVVIIGALFILRGMGLGIPYLSPAPVYDLVSSGMECH; encoded by the coding sequence ATGTTAGTTTCGGCATTTGTTTTGGGGCTTTTGGGCAGCTTGCACTGCGTGGGCATGTGCGGTCCCATTGCATTTATGCTTCCGGTTGACCGAACCAATAATTTAAAAAAGTTCACACAAATTGGCATTTACCATTTTGGCCGATTACTGGCTTACTCGTTAATTGGATTCGTTTTTGGTCTTGTTGGAAAAAGTCTTTCTTTGTTTGGGTTCCAGCAACAACTTTCCATTGCCATTGGCTTATTAATGATATTGGCGGTTGTAATTCCGCAGAAAACACTCAGCAAATACAACTTTTCTAAACCGATTTATAGAATGATTTCGAAAGCGAAATCGGCACTAGGCCATGCTTTAAAGAAAAAAACACCAGATACCTTTTTAACCATTGGTTTTTTAAATGGTTTTTTACCCTGTGGCTTGGTTTACATGGCCATTTTTGCTGCTATTGCCAGCGGCAAAGCTTTAAACGGAAGTTTGTACATGGCCGTTTTTGGTTTGGGTACCGTACCGTTAATGACTACCGCCGTGTATTTTAGTCAGTTATTGAAAGGCACAGCCAGGCAGCGCATTCAAAAAGCCATTCCAGCTTTTGTAGTGATTATTGGTGCTTTGTTTATTCTTCGTGGTATGGGGCTTGGCATACCTTACCTCTCGCCCGCTCCTGTTTACGATTTGGTTTCCAGCGGTATGGAGTGCCATTAA
- a CDS encoding CcoQ/FixQ family Cbb3-type cytochrome c oxidase assembly chaperone — translation MLKFVKNHMESITGIEIYPIISLLIFFTFFVVLFWWVFTAKKDYIKTVSHIPLDHQNDDTL, via the coding sequence ATGTTAAAATTTGTAAAAAATCACATGGAAAGCATCACGGGCATAGAAATATACCCCATCATTTCCTTGCTCATATTTTTCACCTTTTTTGTAGTACTGTTTTGGTGGGTGTTTACCGCTAAAAAAGACTATATAAAAACCGTAAGCCATATTCCGTTAGACCATCAAAACGACGATACATTATGA
- the ccoS gene encoding cbb3-type cytochrome oxidase assembly protein CcoS, with translation MSVIYILLAISIAVAIGFFVAFIMAVKKGQFDDGYTPSVRMLFEDELVKTDPKKTIQTKKNNNQNHTNGTVSLR, from the coding sequence ATGAGTGTTATATATATTCTATTAGCTATAAGCATTGCTGTGGCCATCGGGTTCTTTGTGGCCTTTATTATGGCCGTAAAAAAAGGACAGTTTGATGACGGTTACACGCCATCGGTACGCATGCTTTTTGAAGACGAGTTGGTAAAAACCGATCCTAAAAAAACAATACAAACCAAAAAGAACAATAACCAAAATCACACAAATGGAACAGTTTCATTACGATAA
- a CDS encoding cbb3-type cytochrome c oxidase N-terminal domain-containing protein: MIRHIPSWVRIPVAFFIIFGAVEYFIDSGDKPAFIEYPVVLLFLFLVLLILIAIEAIVGALENIMLQKLDDKAKARFLAEKESTYKFTWLKETYIKLLGQKPLEEEGEIILDHNYDGIKELDNNLPPWWLYGFYISIIFGAVYLLKYHVFNGDTQIDELQTELAEARTAIEEYKKTAKDLVDYNTVEILTDAADLKAGQTIFETNCVACHKADGGGGIGPNLTDEYWILGGGIKNVFKTISEGGRSGKGMIAWKQNLKPYEMAQVASYVLQFQGTTPAEPKEAQGELWTADEAHPENIETP, translated from the coding sequence ATGATACGACACATTCCATCTTGGGTTAGGATACCCGTAGCATTTTTCATCATCTTCGGAGCTGTAGAATATTTTATAGACTCGGGCGACAAGCCAGCTTTCATTGAGTATCCCGTTGTTTTGCTGTTCCTATTTTTAGTACTTCTTATTTTAATAGCCATTGAAGCCATTGTTGGTGCTTTAGAAAACATCATGCTTCAAAAACTGGACGATAAGGCCAAAGCACGATTTTTAGCTGAAAAAGAAAGCACCTATAAATTCACTTGGCTTAAAGAAACCTATATAAAACTACTTGGACAAAAACCTTTGGAAGAAGAAGGTGAAATTATTTTAGACCACAACTACGATGGCATAAAAGAATTGGATAACAACCTCCCGCCTTGGTGGCTATATGGTTTTTATATTTCCATCATTTTCGGTGCCGTGTATTTACTAAAATATCATGTTTTTAATGGCGACACGCAAATTGATGAATTACAAACCGAATTGGCCGAAGCCAGAACAGCCATAGAAGAATACAAAAAAACCGCTAAAGATTTGGTTGATTACAACACGGTGGAAATATTGACCGATGCTGCCGATTTAAAAGCTGGACAAACCATTTTTGAAACCAACTGTGTAGCCTGCCACAAAGCCGATGGCGGAGGTGGAATTGGCCCTAACCTAACCGACGAGTATTGGATTTTGGGCGGCGGTATTAAAAACGTGTTCAAAACCATTTCTGAAGGTGGCCGTTCCGGAAAAGGGATGATTGCCTGGAAACAAAACCTTAAGCCTTACGAAATGGCCCAGGTAGCGAGTTACGTCCTTCAATTTCAAGGCACAACTCCAGCCGAACCCAAAGAAGCACAGGGTGAGCTTTGGACAGCGGATGAAGCCCACCCCGAAAACATTGAAACGCCTTAA
- the ccoN gene encoding cytochrome-c oxidase, cbb3-type subunit I, with protein MEQFHYDNKIVKNFLYATMLWGVVGMLVGLLLAFMFLFPNLTDGISWLSFGRLRPLHTNAVIFAFVGNAIFAGVYYSTQRLLKARMFSDVLSKINFWGWQLIIVAAAITLPLGYTSSKEYAELEWPIDIAIAIVWVVFGWNLIGTILKRRQRHLYVAIWFYLATFVTVAVLHIFNSLELPVSGLKSYSVYAGVQDALVQWWYGHNAVAFFLTTPFLGLMYYFVPKAANRPVYSYRLSIVHFWSLIFIYIWAGPHHLLYTALPEWAQNLGVAFSVMLLMPSWGGMINGLLTLRGAWDKVRTDPVLKFMVVAITGYGMATFEGPTLSLKNVNAIAHFTDWIIAHVHVGALAWNGFLTFGMVYYLVPKLFKTKLYSLGLANLHFWIGTLGIIMYALPMYVAGFTQASMWKQFNPDGTLTYGNFLETVTEIIPMYWMRAIGGSLFIIGMLVMIYNVIVTIKQGSAVENELAEAPALERVSKRRTANEGWHTWLERRPIQLTILATVAILIGGIIQIVPTIMVKSNVPTITSVKPYTPLELEGRDIYIREGCVGCHSQMIRPFRSEVERYGEYSKAGEFVYDHPFLWGSKRTGPDLHRVGGKYSDNWHFNHMYDPQSTSSGSIMPRYQWLITNKLDKSNTEAKMEAMVALGVPYSEEDITQAQEQMEAQGAQIEENLYTDPDFAKAYEADKKYASENGEPFVEMKDREITALIAYLQRLGTDIHVETTAQN; from the coding sequence ATGGAACAGTTTCATTACGATAACAAAATCGTTAAAAATTTCCTTTACGCCACTATGCTTTGGGGCGTGGTAGGTATGTTGGTGGGCTTACTTCTGGCCTTCATGTTTTTATTTCCTAATTTAACCGATGGCATCTCGTGGCTCAGTTTCGGGCGTTTGCGCCCGCTCCACACCAATGCAGTGATTTTTGCCTTTGTAGGTAACGCCATTTTTGCAGGGGTTTATTACTCTACCCAACGATTGCTAAAAGCCAGAATGTTTAGCGATGTATTGAGCAAAATAAACTTTTGGGGCTGGCAACTTATTATTGTGGCTGCTGCGATAACCCTACCATTGGGTTATACCTCTTCCAAAGAATATGCCGAACTGGAATGGCCCATAGATATTGCCATTGCCATAGTTTGGGTGGTTTTCGGGTGGAACTTAATCGGTACTATTTTAAAAAGAAGACAGCGCCATTTGTATGTGGCCATTTGGTTTTACCTCGCCACATTTGTTACTGTGGCCGTTCTGCACATTTTCAATAGCTTGGAACTTCCCGTTAGCGGATTGAAAAGTTATTCGGTTTATGCCGGTGTTCAAGACGCTTTAGTACAGTGGTGGTACGGACATAACGCCGTAGCATTCTTTTTAACCACTCCGTTTTTAGGACTGATGTACTATTTCGTTCCAAAGGCAGCGAATCGCCCGGTGTATTCCTACCGACTGTCCATCGTTCACTTTTGGTCATTAATCTTTATTTACATCTGGGCAGGACCGCACCACTTGTTATATACCGCATTGCCTGAATGGGCCCAAAATTTAGGGGTGGCATTTTCGGTTATGCTTTTAATGCCATCATGGGGTGGTATGATAAACGGTTTGTTGACCCTGCGCGGGGCATGGGACAAAGTGCGCACCGACCCTGTTTTAAAATTTATGGTAGTGGCCATTACAGGTTATGGTATGGCTACTTTTGAAGGTCCTACTTTATCACTTAAAAACGTAAATGCCATTGCCCACTTTACCGATTGGATTATTGCCCATGTTCATGTTGGTGCATTAGCCTGGAACGGGTTTTTAACCTTCGGTATGGTTTATTATTTAGTGCCTAAACTATTCAAAACCAAACTATATTCTTTAGGATTAGCGAATTTGCATTTTTGGATCGGCACCCTGGGTATCATTATGTATGCACTGCCCATGTACGTGGCTGGTTTTACTCAAGCGAGTATGTGGAAACAATTCAATCCTGACGGAACGCTTACCTACGGAAACTTTTTGGAAACAGTTACCGAAATCATTCCTATGTACTGGATGAGAGCTATTGGAGGTTCATTGTTTATCATCGGAATGCTAGTTATGATTTACAATGTTATAGTTACCATAAAACAAGGCAGTGCTGTTGAAAACGAACTGGCTGAAGCTCCCGCTTTAGAGCGCGTTAGCAAAAGAAGAACCGCCAACGAAGGCTGGCATACTTGGTTGGAGCGTCGCCCTATCCAATTAACCATTTTAGCCACTGTGGCTATTTTAATTGGTGGTATTATACAAATTGTACCTACCATCATGGTAAAATCGAATGTACCAACCATTACAAGCGTAAAACCTTATACGCCTTTAGAGTTGGAAGGTCGCGATATTTACATCCGCGAAGGCTGTGTGGGCTGCCACTCGCAAATGATTCGTCCGTTTAGAAGCGAGGTAGAACGCTACGGCGAATACTCAAAAGCAGGGGAGTTTGTTTACGATCACCCGTTCCTTTGGGGCAGTAAACGTACCGGACCCGATTTGCACCGTGTTGGCGGAAAGTATTCCGACAACTGGCATTTCAACCACATGTACGATCCGCAAAGCACCTCTTCGGGTTCTATCATGCCTCGTTACCAATGGCTGATTACCAACAAATTGGACAAGTCGAACACCGAAGCCAAAATGGAGGCGATGGTAGCTTTGGGTGTACCGTATTCTGAAGAGGATATTACCCAAGCTCAAGAGCAAATGGAGGCACAAGGGGCACAGATTGAAGAAAACCTTTATACCGACCCCGATTTTGCGAAGGCCTACGAAGCCGACAAAAAATATGCTTCTGAAAATGGAGAACCTTTTGTTGAAATGAAAGACAGAGAGATTACGGCACTTATCGCCTATTTACAGCGATTGGGCACCGATATCCATGTAGAAACCACAGCACAAAACTAA
- a CDS encoding FixH family protein produces MKINWGTGIVIAFIGFISFIMYFIVTMNVNSKYDHDLVTENYYAEELSYQKDIDKLRNAKTLSENISYKRITEGLVIYFPSNVDFKEITGKVFLYRPSNKQLDFDTAISLSKPYLLIPDNRLVDGRWNIKIDWQYDNQSYLFKETLNY; encoded by the coding sequence ATGAAAATAAATTGGGGAACCGGAATTGTAATAGCCTTTATTGGCTTTATAAGCTTTATCATGTACTTTATTGTTACAATGAACGTGAACAGCAAATACGACCACGATTTGGTTACGGAAAATTATTATGCCGAAGAACTGAGCTATCAAAAAGATATTGATAAGCTAAGAAACGCAAAAACATTAAGCGAAAACATAAGCTACAAACGCATAACCGAGGGATTGGTTATTTATTTTCCGAGTAACGTTGATTTTAAAGAAATTACCGGAAAAGTGTTCCTGTACAGGCCATCTAACAAACAATTGGACTTTGATACTGCTATTTCATTGTCCAAACCTTATTTGCTCATACCTGACAATCGTTTGGTGGATGGCCGTTGGAACATTAAAATAGATTGGCAATACGACAACCAATCGTATTTATTCAAAGAAACCTTAAATTATTGA
- a CDS encoding heavy metal translocating P-type ATPase metal-binding domain-containing protein — protein sequence MEHNTCFHCGLDATSSNIIFNDKLFCCNGCKTVYEIFSENDLSCYYDLQQAPGATPKEVEGKYNFLDNEKIIEQLLEFNSDDTQIVTLYIPHIHCSSCIWVLENLNKLNPSISASTVNFGKKTVRVTFQSETLSLKDLVLLLSRIGYEPFISLDDYSVGKKQVNRSLIYKLGIAGFAFGNVMFLSFPEYFEVGEFWLEQFKPLFRWLMFAFSVPVVFYSAQDYFISAYKGLKSGILNIDVPIALGIVVLFLRSTAEIMFDWGSGFFDSLTGLVFFLLLGKFFQQKTYSFLSFERDYKSYFPIGITKISENGTEESIQVYDIKKGYRLLIRNEELIPVDCILIKGNARIDYSFVTGESKTVSKQSGDKLFAGGKQVDGSIEVDVLKSVEQSYLTQLWSNDVFKKDKALAFTNITNNISKHFTLAILSIAVLATAFWLVADSSKALNVFTSVLIIACPCAIALAAPFTLGNILRILGKKKFYLKNASVIEQLSKINTIIFDKTGTITANKETQIDYEGLHLSHEEETLLKSTLRGSNHPLSRSLYQILNQNDILTLDDYTEHLGKGIEAKYKSQNIKIGSASFVGHNTETATLNTSVHISTNDTYKGKFTFYNAYRKGLSKLFNRLKKEYDLVILSGDNSGEKENLTKLLPAKTKLIFDQKPEDKLEYIKYHQTEGAKVLMVGDGLNDAGALAQSDVGIAISENVNVFSPACDAILDASKFNQLHSYIRVSKSAIKIIKWSFLLSFIYNCIGLYFAVTGQLAPVVAAILMPLSSISIVVFTTVATNILGRKLE from the coding sequence ATGGAGCACAACACATGTTTTCACTGTGGGTTGGATGCGACTTCCTCTAACATTATTTTTAACGACAAACTATTTTGTTGCAATGGTTGCAAAACCGTTTATGAAATCTTTTCGGAGAACGACCTAAGCTGTTACTACGATTTGCAACAGGCTCCAGGAGCCACCCCAAAGGAAGTTGAGGGCAAATACAACTTTTTGGACAACGAAAAAATCATTGAGCAATTATTAGAATTTAATAGCGACGATACACAAATCGTTACGCTTTACATTCCGCACATTCATTGCAGTTCGTGCATTTGGGTGTTGGAAAACCTCAACAAACTTAATCCGTCAATTAGCGCCTCAACCGTCAATTTCGGGAAGAAAACCGTGCGGGTTACTTTTCAATCTGAAACCTTATCGCTAAAAGATTTGGTATTGCTCTTGAGCCGAATTGGCTACGAACCGTTTATTAGTTTAGACGATTACAGCGTGGGCAAAAAACAGGTAAACCGTTCGTTAATTTACAAATTGGGCATTGCGGGTTTTGCCTTCGGAAACGTGATGTTTTTATCCTTTCCGGAGTATTTTGAAGTGGGCGAGTTTTGGCTCGAACAGTTTAAACCGCTGTTTAGGTGGCTTATGTTTGCTTTTTCGGTCCCCGTGGTGTTTTACTCCGCACAAGACTATTTTATTTCGGCTTACAAAGGATTGAAATCAGGCATATTGAATATTGATGTGCCCATTGCTTTGGGTATCGTGGTATTGTTTTTAAGAAGCACGGCAGAGATTATGTTCGATTGGGGTTCGGGCTTTTTCGACAGTTTAACAGGCTTGGTGTTTTTCCTTTTGCTGGGCAAATTCTTTCAGCAGAAAACCTACTCTTTTTTGTCATTCGAGCGCGATTACAAATCGTATTTCCCCATTGGAATCACCAAAATTTCAGAGAACGGAACAGAGGAATCCATTCAAGTTTATGATATAAAAAAGGGCTACCGATTACTGATTAGAAACGAAGAACTCATCCCTGTCGATTGCATTTTAATAAAGGGAAACGCTCGAATTGATTACAGTTTTGTTACCGGTGAATCGAAAACCGTATCGAAACAATCGGGCGACAAACTTTTTGCCGGCGGAAAACAAGTGGATGGCAGCATTGAGGTAGATGTTCTAAAATCGGTGGAACAAAGTTACCTCACCCAATTGTGGAGCAACGATGTATTTAAAAAGGATAAAGCACTTGCTTTTACCAACATTACCAACAACATTAGCAAACACTTTACACTTGCTATTTTATCGATTGCCGTTTTGGCTACGGCGTTTTGGTTAGTGGCCGATTCCAGCAAAGCCCTAAACGTATTCACTTCGGTATTGATTATTGCCTGCCCCTGTGCCATCGCCTTGGCGGCACCGTTTACTTTGGGGAATATTTTACGCATTTTAGGTAAAAAGAAATTCTATTTGAAAAACGCTTCGGTTATTGAACAACTTTCAAAAATAAACACCATCATTTTTGACAAAACGGGCACCATTACCGCCAATAAAGAAACCCAAATCGATTACGAAGGCTTGCATTTAAGCCATGAGGAAGAAACTTTGCTGAAAAGCACCCTGCGAGGTTCCAACCATCCGTTGAGCCGCTCGTTGTACCAAATTTTGAACCAGAACGACATTTTGACTTTAGATGACTACACCGAACATTTGGGCAAGGGCATTGAAGCCAAATACAAAAGCCAAAATATTAAAATAGGCTCGGCTTCTTTTGTTGGCCACAATACTGAAACGGCTACGCTCAATACCAGCGTACACATCAGCACAAACGATACTTACAAAGGAAAATTTACCTTTTACAATGCCTACCGCAAAGGGCTTTCAAAATTGTTCAATCGGTTGAAAAAAGAATACGACTTGGTAATCCTTTCGGGCGATAATTCTGGTGAAAAAGAAAATTTAACGAAGTTACTTCCCGCGAAAACCAAACTGATTTTCGACCAAAAACCGGAGGACAAACTAGAATACATCAAGTACCACCAAACCGAAGGCGCCAAAGTGCTTATGGTTGGCGATGGACTAAACGATGCCGGAGCTTTGGCACAAAGCGATGTGGGCATAGCCATTTCGGAAAACGTGAACGTGTTTTCGCCCGCCTGCGACGCCATTTTGGATGCTTCAAAATTCAATCAACTGCACAGCTATATCAGGGTTTCAAAATCGGCCATAAAAATCATCAAATGGAGCTTTTTGCTCTCTTTTATTTACAACTGTATCGGGCTTTATTTTGCCGTAACCGGACAATTAGCCCCGGTAGTCGCCGCCATTTTAATGCCTTTAAGTTCTATAAGCATTGTTGTTTTTACAACGGTTGCCACCAATATTTTGGGAAGAAAATTAGAATAA